In Sphingobacterium sp. R2, the genomic stretch ATTCCCATTTTTGACAACGATATCATCTGTCGCTGCGGAAAAAAGGGTTGCCTCGAAACGGAAGCATCTGGTTTTGCACTTAGAAACCGTGTAATAGCAGCACTGCAAAATGGCGCAACGAGCATCCTAACAAAAAAATTCAATGATCTGGAAGATATCCGGCTCAGCGATATTATCGCTGCTGCAAAAAAAGATGACAATCTCGCTATTGAGTTGATCAATGAACTTGGGGAAAAATTAGGTCGTGGACTTGCTACATTGATCAATATTTTCAATCCAGAAATCATCATCGTAGGTGGTATTTTAGCCAAGAGTGAGGAATACCTGATGTTACCGCTGAAAAATGCAGTCAATAAGTTTTCATTATCCATTGTCAACAAGGACACCAAACTTGCTTATTCAAATAATGGGGAAAAACTTGCGGCCTTTGGAGCTTGCCTTCTCATTCGGGACCGTCTGCTTTCTATTATCGATTAAGACATAAGGCGTGGATTTCACTGAAATCCACGCTACTTTATCTTTCTACAATCTCCTTCACAACCTCTCCATATTGATCTTTCACCTGCTCTTTCCTTTGTGCAAGGTATATCCACTTCTTAAACGTTCCGATAAATACAATCGCCATCAATGACATCGCTGCTACGGCCAAACCCGCCAGTAGGTACTGTCCTTTAGGCACATATCCTTGTACCACCTGAAGATAGCCGGCCCAAAATGTAATCACGGCCATAAAGACACCGGGAACGGCTGCAAACAAGACATATTTTCGTCTATTCATCCGGATGAGCATCGTTGTACATACAATCAGACCACAGGCTGCCAAGAGCTGATTGCTAATACCAAATAATGGCCAAATGCTACTTACGTTACCGGTATAAACCAAATATCCCCAGGAAAACGTAAACAGGGCACTGCAAATCCATACACCTGGTTTCCAGTTTTTATCGCTAAATTTAGGAAAAACAGTTCCAAGCATTTCCTGTAGAAAAAAACGTCCCACCCTGGTACCTGCATCAATCGCCGTAAGAATAAAAACAGCTTCAAACATGATAGCGAAATTATACCAATAGGCCATTATATCGTTCATAAAAGGAACCTTATCGAAGATATGAGCCATCCCTACAGCCAACGACACTGCCCCGCCCGTCCTACCGTGCAGATCTACACCTATTCTGTCTATAAAATGTGGTAAATCCACAGCTGAAAGATGGGGGTGCTGCGCTAGAAACTGTGCATAATCGGCTACCGGCGTATTGATTGCAAAATAATCACCAGGCATCAACGTACAAGCTGCAATCAAGGCCATCAAGGCAACAAAGCCCTCAACAAGCATGGCGCCATACCCCACAAACAAGATCTCACGTTCATTACCGATCATTTTGGGCGTCGTCCCGGTTGCGATAATAGCGTGGAACCCTGATATGGCTCCACAGGCAATCACAATAAAGATAAAGGGCAAGACAGGTCCTGAAATTACAGGTCCGCCACCATGGATAAATGAGGTCAAAGCGGGCATCTGAATTGTTGGTGCAACAAAAAATATTCCTACCGTCAGCATAATAATTGTACCTATTTTGAGATAGGTCGACAGGTAATCTCTCGGAACCAATAATAGCCAGATGGGCAATACTGAAGCGAAGAAACCATATACAGCAATACCGATAGAGATCGTTTTCACATCCCAGTTGAAAAGTGCGTGAAAAGTTGGAACCTGCATCAGGTGATGACCGGCTATAATACCTGCAATAAGCAAGATACCACCAATGATACTCGCCAAGGTCACCGAGCCCTCCCGATAGCGCATCATCAAGCCCATTAAAATAGCAATGGGCATTGTCAGTACAATCGTAAATAAAGACCATGGTGCCTCGTGCATTGCACTGATACAGGCCAGCGATAATCCGGCCAACGTTAGGATCAAAATAAAAAGTACGGCGATACCAGCAATAGTGCCAATAGGTTTACTGACCTCCTTGGAGGCAATGGTTGCCAAACTTTCGCCTTTATGTCGTACAGAAGCGAAAAGCACGACCATATCGTGCACACCGCCACCTAATACACAACCAATTAATATCCACAGAGCGCCCGGCAGATAACCAAACTGTGCCGCGAGAACTGGACCAACTAGTGGTCCTGCCGCAGCTATCGCAGCGAAATGATGGCCAAACAACACTTTTTTATCGGTTTTCACATAATCATGGCCATCAGCAAACTCCACCGCCGGTGTCTGGCGACTTCCATTCAACCTGAGCAGCTTATTTGCTAAAAACAAGCCATAAAAACGATACGCGATCGCAAAGATCAATATCGCTGCGAAAACTAAGGTCAACGCATTTATTCCATTGAGAGCATCCATACCAGTTAAGTTACACGATTATTTTTGCTTTTTCAAACACCTCATATACCTTCCATAAGGCACGAGGTACATGAAAGCATCCCTTCCATTTTCCGCCTTTGAGATCGAGCAATACCTCACCTCTTCGATTGAGGTAGCCAAACCATTCGCCATGTTCGGGGTCCCTAAAATGCGTCCAGGTATATTCATGAACCCGTTCGAACCAACGTTTAGCCTCTTCATTTCCCGTTAGTACCCAAGCTTTCGCCATACATACCAGTGTTTCACAGTGCACCCACCATAACTTCTGGTCCCATTCCAACTGCTGGGTCGGTTTACCCTGCGCATCCATAAAGTAGAATATACCTCCATATTTCTCATCCCATCCATGCTCCAACATACGAAGACCAATACGCATGGCTTTTTCAATCAACGCTGGTCGCTGCAATCTTTCTCCCAGATCCATCATAAACCACATGGCCTCTATCGCATGTCCCGGATTGAGCAATCTTCCTTCAAAACTATCCAGCAATGAACCATTGGGACTTACATTTTCAAAGACAAGCCCCTGCTCCTCTTTATAAAATACATGCATTACCTCCACCACGATATCCTCAATCAATTCCTGCACCAGGTTAGGTTCCAATAAATGCTCCAGTTCGATGGAGAGATTGCTCAAGATCATAGGCAAAGCAAAGTTCTTTGATGGACGTGTCCCTGGAACAGCCTTATCGTATATGCCCTTGGTATGTGTTCGACGTTTCAATATATTATGAAAGGTGTCTTGCGCAATTTCCGCGTAACGCTGCTCCTGGGTTGCTGTATACAGGGCACCAAATCCCATTGCAGCAAAGCAATCGGAAAAAATATTATAGGGCCGCACAAGTGCCTTCCCTTGTCGATCAAGCGAAAAATACCAGTTTCCCTCTTCGTCACGTCCATGTTTTTCCATAAAGCTGGCACCATGAACTGCAATATCCAACCAGGATGACCGTGTTTCAATTTTGTTGTAAATACTCGAAAAGAGCCAAACTTGCCGCCCCTGCAGCCACATAAACTTATCCGTATCAAAAACTCCACCTCTTCTATCCAGACAGGTAAAATAGCCCCCATACTCCCTATCGAGCGAATGCTCCGTCCAGAAAGGAAGAATATGATTAAATAATTCGTCTTTATAAATTGTACTATAATGATTCATGTATAAATGAATTTGCTCTTTAAAGGCCATTTAAAATCTCTGGCCTACTCTTATCAATAATGCTATTTCTTGTTCTCTGACTTCTTCGAGATTGCTTTTGTCGTCATTTCGCGTGCTGTAAACACGCGATCCCTATCACCAATTGTGGTTCAAGGCATATTCCCGATACCGATTGTAAAGGTGTCCTGCCTGTAAATAAGCGGACTGTGGACTCATAAAGTGAGCAAATTCGAAAGTAATAGCCTTATCATAACCCGCCTTTGCTGCAGCCTCAAGTTTTAGTCTTAGTTTATCAAACTTGATCGGCAAAAATTTGATCGGCATATCCCGGTCAAAAGATTCGGCATTCGTCCAACAGGCCATACCATATTTATCAGCCAATTTCTTATTGACCTCAAAGAAATCGGGAAGCTCATCGTAATCAATGTGTCCATCCTGAAAGGCCACTGCATCGACAGCTCCTTGTATACCTTCAAAAATTTCGCCCCATTCCCGTTCGTGTTCCAATACCGAAACTGCATCGGCTTTACTAAGCTCGGGAGAAGCGGCAAGCACAGCTTTTTTCCCATCAATCCAGGGCGATATAAATGTCGGCAAGCCCCCACTGACGGCCTTGCACTGTAACCCAAGTGTACGAAAAGCATGAACAGCCCCTTTCGTTTTACGGCTGATTTCCGTACTGATATACCATCCACCGAAGCTTTTATAATGCCCATATTTAGCCCAAACCTCTTCAATTACATATTGATTGGCATCGATTTCGTGACTCAGATCTCCTGTATCCCAATAAATACCGCTGTCATAAAGTCCAAAATAGAATTTCATGTCGTACTTGTCTGCAAGCTGCAGATAAAGCTCTACAAGATCCAACGATGGTTTAAAACAGCCATATTTGTCCATCAGATAAGCCGATGGATAGGTTATAAATTTACGATAGCCACTGCGAATCATAATAACAGTGTCTATACCAATTGCCTTCATATATGCAAAATCCCGATCCCACTCTTCCGGACCCCAATTCTGGTGCGGAATATCGTGGGAAATCTCGTCAATAAATGTTCCTGTAATTCTCATAAATATTTCTTTTCTTTTAATAATTGTACCCATTTTATATAGGCACTGGGTATCAGATGCACACCATCAGCTGAGTAAATTGCGTTAAGTTTTCCCTCATTGTCCTGAAAAAGTGGGCAGAGATCAACAAATGGGATATTTTCATCTGCTGCAAGCTGTCTTAGTTTTTCATTTAAGATCGGAACCAACACATTTCTACCTTTTGTATAAGGCTCTTTTGTTCGTTCTTCATTGATCGGTAAAGCACTCTGAAGATAGATAAGGGTCTTTGGTGAGATCTTTTTTATTCGTTTAATGATACGCTTGTAGTTATTGACCGACACTTCCTGCGGAAGCTTTCGGAATTGGTCATTAATGCCATCCATCAGAAAAATTGCCCGTGGACGTCCGCGCAACACCTCATCTATACGCGCAAGAATCCCAAACGAATTATCTCCGCCTATCCCCCTGTTCAGTACAGGATATCTTGAATCTGCAAGCAATTCCTGCCATTCTGCCCGTTCAGTAATACTATTTCCCAAAAACACGATTGCTCCTTTAATTGTTGGACTTTGTTCGAAATAGGCCATTCGTTGTTGATAATACCAGTTGGCGTAACTGCTATCTATTTTAGTCTCCTGAGCTGAGAGGGACTGGGAAAATACCAATAGACATATTCCAATGAGGAAGCAACCTTGGAAAACACGATACCGCTTAAAAAATTCCAATGATCTCATAATAGTTTTTGCTGTTTTAAATAATTGGCCCAAATTAAATAGGTGGCTTGCTTCAGATGTAAGCCATCAATTGTTAGCTCAGCTTTTAGTTCCCCTTTACCATCTACCAATATCGGCTGTAAGTCTACAAAACGAACTTGATGTGCCGTACACAATTCTTTCAAAGCTTTGTTCAATAGCACGATCTTGTCATTCCGAACCTCTTCATAGATTTTTGGCAGTAAAGATTCATTCACAGGTAGAAGTCCCTGCACAAAAAGCGCTGTATTTGGCGACTGCTTTTTAACCTGCTTTATTATCCGCTCTATATTCGTTGAAATAATGGAAAGTGGTATTCCTCTTTTCATGTCGTTCACCCCACAGAGCAGAAATATTTTTCGTGGTCTGGACGCTAATATCTCGTCTAGTCGTGCTAAAATACCGTAAGTCACATCGCCGCTAATCCCACGATTGATCACATGCTTCCGCTGGAGGATTTCTTGCCATTTTCCACCTTCGGTAATGCTATTGCCAAGGAAAACGATTTCGTCCTTCTGATTGGGCATCGCTTTAAAAAACTCAAGCCTTGCGCGATAATGCTGATTATCAAACGTAGAATCAATACCCTTTGATTGCGCTAAAGTCAATGCCGGTAAAAAAAAGGCAACAATAGGGCCTTCCAGTTCCTATAAGAAAGTCTGTTCATATGCATTAATTATTTTCGTCGGTATGCTCTTTTTCGGGTTTTCGCAATGGCACCCACCAGGAAACCAAAAAGGCTGGAATAGTAGAAATCAACACCCAGATAAAAAATTCTTTATAGCCCAAATGATCACTCAGCCAGCCGCTGATCATCGAAGGAATCATAAACCCCAGATTAACAAGTCCACTTCCGAAAGCGTAGTGTGCCATCTTATATTTGCCTGGGGCAATATTTTGCATGATAAAAAGAATAATTCCGATAAAGCCAAAACCATATCCAAAGTACTCGATGGCGACAGCAGCAGCTATGAGATAAAGGTTCGTCGGCAATGTGATGGCAAGAAATGCATAAGCTACAAATGGAACATTAAAGAAGGCACAAAGGATCATAAGTGTCCTCCGGTCTAAGCCCTTTTTGGATACAAAGTGCCCTGCGACAATCGACCCCAACACAAAAGCTATGGCACCAAATACACCATAAAGCAATCCAATTTCCGAAGTACTCAGGCCAAGGCCACCTTCGGTACGTTGCGCTTTAAAAAATAAGGGGGTGATCTTAATGGCCTGCCCTTCAGCAAAACGATAAAAGACAATAAAAAGCAAACTAAACCAAATATTCTTTTTCTGAAAAAAAGTTATGATAACGTCTTTAAGCGTATCCGTTCCCTCCTTTAAAGAAGTGGATTTGGGGGCTTCATCGTGAGCAGGTAAAGCACGTATGCTGTACAGTCCTATCCCCAACATAATAAATCCATAAGCAAACATCACCACCATCCACGCGGATTTAATGCCGATTTCCTGCTCCAATTGCCCCGCCAAATAAACGAGTACGCCGCCAGAAAAAACTTTGGCCACATTATAGAAGGCACCTTGCCAGCCGACATATTTTGCCTGTTGTTTTGCATTCAGTTCATTCAAATATACCCCGTCGGCTGCGGTATCATGTGTGGAGCCACTGAATGCGATCAGTGTCAATAAGGCAATGGAGAAGCTAAAGAAATGATCCAACTGTAGCGTAAGACCAAGCAGACCAAAGAGTAGCCCCGTGAGTATCTGCGTGGTATAGACAAAAAATTTCTTGGTCTTATACAGCTCCAAAAAAGGGCCCCATAAGGGTTTTATTGTCCAGGGCAGCATAATCAATGAGGTCCAAAAAGCAATCTGTGCGTCCGATACCCCCAAATTTTTATACATAATGGAGCTCGCACCCGAAAGGGCAACAAAAGGTAGCCCCATGGCAAACCACGTTGTGGAGATCCAAAAAATAGGCGGAAGTGCCTTACGCCCTTTGCGAAGCTCCACCGTTTGTTCTAATAATTCATTCATTTTATGACTTCCAATAAAGTTTTAACCGGCTGCTGAAGATCGTCAACAGCGCCACGATTCCAGTGAATAATACACCGCGCATCACTCCCCCAAAAACACCCTGTGCCCCCATCTGATCAAGAGCGCTCTGTAGTCCCGTAAGCGCCAATAGTGGGATCAACAATAGATTTCCTGCGGTATAGGCGACCATCGGATTTCTACCA encodes the following:
- a CDS encoding GDSL-type esterase/lipase family protein, which encodes MRSLEFFKRYRVFQGCFLIGICLLVFSQSLSAQETKIDSSYANWYYQQRMAYFEQSPTIKGAIVFLGNSITERAEWQELLADSRYPVLNRGIGGDNSFGILARIDEVLRGRPRAIFLMDGINDQFRKLPQEVSVNNYKRIIKRIKKISPKTLIYLQSALPINEERTKEPYTKGRNVLVPILNEKLRQLAADENIPFVDLCPLFQDNEGKLNAIYSADGVHLIPSAYIKWVQLLKEKKYL
- a CDS encoding AGE family epimerase/isomerase; translated protein: MNHYSTIYKDELFNHILPFWTEHSLDREYGGYFTCLDRRGGVFDTDKFMWLQGRQVWLFSSIYNKIETRSSWLDIAVHGASFMEKHGRDEEGNWYFSLDRQGKALVRPYNIFSDCFAAMGFGALYTATQEQRYAEIAQDTFHNILKRRTHTKGIYDKAVPGTRPSKNFALPMILSNLSIELEHLLEPNLVQELIEDIVVEVMHVFYKEEQGLVFENVSPNGSLLDSFEGRLLNPGHAIEAMWFMMDLGERLQRPALIEKAMRIGLRMLEHGWDEKYGGIFYFMDAQGKPTQQLEWDQKLWWVHCETLVCMAKAWVLTGNEEAKRWFERVHEYTWTHFRDPEHGEWFGYLNRRGEVLLDLKGGKWKGCFHVPRALWKVYEVFEKAKIIV
- a CDS encoding DUF4434 domain-containing protein, with amino-acid sequence MRITGTFIDEISHDIPHQNWGPEEWDRDFAYMKAIGIDTVIMIRSGYRKFITYPSAYLMDKYGCFKPSLDLVELYLQLADKYDMKFYFGLYDSGIYWDTGDLSHEIDANQYVIEEVWAKYGHYKSFGGWYISTEISRKTKGAVHAFRTLGLQCKAVSGGLPTFISPWIDGKKAVLAASPELSKADAVSVLEHEREWGEIFEGIQGAVDAVAFQDGHIDYDELPDFFEVNKKLADKYGMACWTNAESFDRDMPIKFLPIKFDKLRLKLEAAAKAGYDKAITFEFAHFMSPQSAYLQAGHLYNRYREYALNHNW
- a CDS encoding carbon starvation protein A; protein product: MDALNGINALTLVFAAILIFAIAYRFYGLFLANKLLRLNGSRQTPAVEFADGHDYVKTDKKVLFGHHFAAIAAAGPLVGPVLAAQFGYLPGALWILIGCVLGGGVHDMVVLFASVRHKGESLATIASKEVSKPIGTIAGIAVLFILILTLAGLSLACISAMHEAPWSLFTIVLTMPIAILMGLMMRYREGSVTLASIIGGILLIAGIIAGHHLMQVPTFHALFNWDVKTISIGIAVYGFFASVLPIWLLLVPRDYLSTYLKIGTIIMLTVGIFFVAPTIQMPALTSFIHGGGPVISGPVLPFIFIVIACGAISGFHAIIATGTTPKMIGNEREILFVGYGAMLVEGFVALMALIAACTLMPGDYFAINTPVADYAQFLAQHPHLSAVDLPHFIDRIGVDLHGRTGGAVSLAVGMAHIFDKVPFMNDIMAYWYNFAIMFEAVFILTAIDAGTRVGRFFLQEMLGTVFPKFSDKNWKPGVWICSALFTFSWGYLVYTGNVSSIWPLFGISNQLLAACGLIVCTTMLIRMNRRKYVLFAAVPGVFMAVITFWAGYLQVVQGYVPKGQYLLAGLAVAAMSLMAIVFIGTFKKWIYLAQRKEQVKDQYGEVVKEIVER
- a CDS encoding MFS transporter; protein product: MNELLEQTVELRKGRKALPPIFWISTTWFAMGLPFVALSGASSIMYKNLGVSDAQIAFWTSLIMLPWTIKPLWGPFLELYKTKKFFVYTTQILTGLLFGLLGLTLQLDHFFSFSIALLTLIAFSGSTHDTAADGVYLNELNAKQQAKYVGWQGAFYNVAKVFSGGVLVYLAGQLEQEIGIKSAWMVVMFAYGFIMLGIGLYSIRALPAHDEAPKSTSLKEGTDTLKDVIITFFQKKNIWFSLLFIVFYRFAEGQAIKITPLFFKAQRTEGGLGLSTSEIGLLYGVFGAIAFVLGSIVAGHFVSKKGLDRRTLMILCAFFNVPFVAYAFLAITLPTNLYLIAAAVAIEYFGYGFGFIGIILFIMQNIAPGKYKMAHYAFGSGLVNLGFMIPSMISGWLSDHLGYKEFFIWVLISTIPAFLVSWWVPLRKPEKEHTDENN
- a CDS encoding GDSL-type esterase/lipase family protein, whose protein sequence is MPNQKDEIVFLGNSITEGGKWQEILQRKHVINRGISGDVTYGILARLDEILASRPRKIFLLCGVNDMKRGIPLSIISTNIERIIKQVKKQSPNTALFVQGLLPVNESLLPKIYEEVRNDKIVLLNKALKELCTAHQVRFVDLQPILVDGKGELKAELTIDGLHLKQATYLIWANYLKQQKLL